The proteins below are encoded in one region of Saccopteryx leptura isolate mSacLep1 chromosome 1, mSacLep1_pri_phased_curated, whole genome shotgun sequence:
- the ZGLP1 gene encoding GATA-type zinc finger protein 1: MMEAEPARDLSMMLRDLLAPFCLDPDPLPRPPTQQAPRIPRCLRPNVRSLWPAHQDSVTTLHFLQETTEGLAQLPTQDSQALGPCWELKVLGVLEPPLLARDTKAMLTPISQQGGGLVALETFPAPSAPPQRRPRKQSNPHRGAEKVDPQFEGVTLKFQIKPDSSLQIIPSYSLACSSRSQGPPTGPSGDPEANPGGSEALGPRCCASCRTQRTPLWRDAEDGTPLCNACGIRYKKYGTRCSSCWLVPRKNVQPKRLCGRCGMSLDSHQGPSQEG; the protein is encoded by the exons aTGATGGAGGCCGAGCCAGCGCGGGACCTCTCCATGATGCTGCGAGATCTGCTGGCGCCATTCTGTCTGGACCCCGATCCGCTCCCCAGACCCCCCACCCAGCAGGCGCCAAGGATCCCAAGATGCCTCAGACCCAATGTCAG GTCGTTGTGGCCTGCACATCAGGACTCGGTCACCACCTTGCACTTCCTCCAAGAGACAACTGAGGGGCTGGCCCAGCTCCCCACCCAGGATAGCCAGGCCCTGGGGCCCTGCTGGGAGCTGAAAGTGCTGGGGGTCCTGGAACCCCCACTTCTGGCCAGGGATACCAAGGCCATGCTGACCCCAATCAGCCAGCAAGGAGGAGGCCTGGTGGCACTGGAGACTTTTCCGGCCCCTTCAGCCCCACCCCAGAGGAGACCCCGGAAGCAGTCGAACCCACATCGGGGTGCCGAGAAAGTGGACCCCCAGTTTGAGGGAGTGACTCTGAAGTTTCAGATTAAGCCGGATTCCAGCCTACAGATCATACCCAGCTACAG CCTGGCCTGCAGCAGCCGCTCTCAGGGGCCCCCTACAGGACCCTCTGGGGACCCTGAGGCCAACCCAGGAGGCAGTGAGGCCCTGG GACCCCGGTGCTGTGCTTCCTGTAGGACCCAGAGAACCCCACTCTGGAGAGATGCTGAAGATGGGACACCTCTCTGCAATGCCTGTGGTATCAG GTACAAGAAATATGGCACCCGGTGCTCCAGCTGTTGGCTGGTGCCCAGGAAAAACGTCCAGCCTAAGAGGTTATGTGGCAGATGTGGGATGTCCTTGGACTCTCACCAAGGCCCAAGCCAGGAAGGGTAA
- the ICAM5 gene encoding intercellular adhesion molecule 5 isoform X1: MPGPSPGLRRALLGLWVALALGLIGFSAVAQEPFWADLQPRVALVERGGSLWLNCSTNCPRPERGGLETSLRRNGTQRGLRWLARQLVDIREPETQPVCFFRCARRTLQARGLIRTFQRPDRVELVPLPAWQPVGKNFTLSCRVPGAGPRGSLTVTLLRGAQELIRRSFSGEPPRARGAVLTATVLAQREDHGVNFSCRAELDLRPHGLGLFENSSAPRKLRTFALSPEPPRLAAPRLWEVGSERPVSCSLDGLFPASEARVYLALGHQRLSPDITLEGDALMATATATGSAEQEGSRQLVCNVTLGGESRETRENVTVYSFPAPLLTLSEPSVLEGKIVTITCAAGARALVTLDGVPAAGPGQPAQLQLNATVNDDRRSFFCNANIEVDREILSKNESTELRVLYAPRLDDSDCPRSWTWPEGPEQILRCEARGNPAPSVHCARPDGGAVLALGLLGPVTRALSGTYRCTAANVHGKAVKDVTLTVEYAPALDSVGCPEHITWLEGTEASLTCVAHGVPPPNVSCVRSGENEVIEGLLHVAREHAGTYRCEATNARGSATKNVAITVEYSPSFEELSCPSNWTWVEGSGQLFSCEVDGKPQPRVECIGSKGTSEKVVLPLAPPDPNPRAPRIPSEFSSGIYTCNATNRHGSMVKMVAVSVESPPKMDESTCPSHQTWLEGAEATAPTCVALGRPFPQVSCSREGTPWPQRLHVSRQDAGTYFCLATNVHGTDSQTITVGVEYRPVVAELAASPPGGVQPGGNFTLTCRAEAWPPAQISWRAPPGALNIGLSSNNSTLSVAGALGSHGGEYECSATNAHGRHTRRITVRVAGPWLWVAVGGAVGGAVLLAAGAALAFYLQSTACKKGEYNVQEAESLGEAVCLNGAGGGASGGASAEGGTEPEGTTEAPSGGEIFAIQLTSA; this comes from the exons ATGCCAGGGCCCTCGCCAGGGCTGCGCCGGGCGCTGCTCGGCCTCTGGGTTGCCCTTGCCTTGGGGCTCATCGGCTTCTCAG CGGTCGCGCAGGAGCCTTTCTGGGCGGACCTGCAGCCCCGCGTGGCGCTCGTGGAGCGTGGCGGATCGCTGTGGCTGAATTGCAGCACTAACTGCCCACGGCCCGAGCGCGGTGGCCTGGAGACCTCGCTGCGCCGGAATGGGACCCAGAGGGGTTTGCGCTGGTTGGCGCGGCAGCTGGTGGACATCCGTGAGCCGGAGACCCAGCCGGTCTGCTTCTTCCGCTGCGCTCGGCGCACACTGCAGGCGCGTGGGCTCATTCGTACTTTTC AGCGGCCTGATCGTGTAGAGCTGGTGCCGCTGCCTGCCTGGCAACCTGTGGGCAAGAACTTCACTCTGAGCTGTAGGGTCCCTGGCGCTGGGCCTCGTGGGAGCCTCACAGTCACCCTGCTGCGGGGCGCCCAGGAGCTGATCCGCCGCAGCTTCTCCGGGGAGCCACCTCGAGCACGGGGCGCAGTGCTAACCGCTACAGTACTGGCGCAGAGGGAGGATCATGGGGTCAATTTCTCATGCCGCGCAGAGCTGGACCTACGGCCCCACGGCCTGGGGCTGTTTGAAAATAGCTCGGCCCCCAGAAAGCTCCGAACCTTCG CACTGTCTCCGGAACCCCCACGCCTCGCTGCCCCCCGGCTCTGGGAAGTGGGCTCGGAAAGACCTGTGAGCTGCTCCCTGGACGGgctgtttccagcctcagaagcCCGGGTCTACCTGGCATTGGGGCACCAGAGGCTGAGTCCTGATATCACCCTCGAGGGGGACGCGCTCATGGCCACTGCCACAGCTACAGGTAGCGCAGAGCAGGAGGGCTCCAGGCAGCTGGTCTGCAACGTGACCTTGGGGGGCGAGAGCCGCGAGACCCGGGAGAACGTGACTGTCTACA GCTTCCCAGCGCCCCTCCTGACCCTGAGCGAGCCCAGCGTCCTGGAGGGGAAGATAGTAACAATCACCTGCGCTGCTGGGGCCCGAGCTCTGGTTACTTTGGATGGAGTTCCAGCCGCGGGCCCGGGACAGCCCGCCCAGCTCCAGCTAAATGCCACTGTGAACGACGACAGACGGAGCTTCTTCTGCAACGCCAACATTGAGGTAGACCGAGAGATCCTGAGCAAGAACGAGAGCACTGAACTGCGAGTCCTCT aTGCTCCCCGGCTGGATGATTCAGACTGTCCCAGGAGCTGGACGTGGCCTGAGGGCCCAGAGCAGATTCTGCGTTGCGAGGCCCGTGGAAACCCAGCACCTTCTGTACACTGCGCCCGGCCCGATGGTGGGGCAGTGTTGGCGCTGGGCCTGCTGGGTCCTGTCACTCGCGCGCTCTCCGGCACATACCGTTGCACCGCAGCCAATGTCCATGGCAAAGCGGTTAAGGACGTGACACTGACAGTGGAGT ACGCACCAGCGCTGGACAGCGTGGGCTGCCCAGAACATATTACATGGCTGGAAGGAACAGAAGCCTCACTAACCTGTGTGGCACACGGGGTACCACCACCCAACGTGAGCTGTGTGCGCTCTGGGGAGAATGAGGTCATCGAGGGCCTGCTGCATGTGGCCCGGGAGCACGCAGGCACCTACCGCTGCGAAGCCACCAATGCTCGAGGCTCTGCGACCAAAAATGTAGCAATCACGGTGGAAT ATAGCCCCAGTTTTGAGGAGCTGAGCTGCCCCAGCAATTGGACATGGGTGGAAGGATCTGGACAGCTGTTTTCTTGTGAAGTTGATGGGAAGCCACAGCCAAGAGTGGAGTGCATTGGCTCCAAGGGCACCAGTGAAAAGGTGGTGCTGCCGCTGGCACCGCCAGACCCTAACCCCAGAGCTCCCAGAATCCCTAGTGAATTTTCCTCTGGTATCTACACCTGCAACGCCACCAACCGGCACGGCTCCATGGTCAAGATGGTGGCCGTGAGTGTGGAGT CACCTCCAAAAATGGATGAGTCCACCTGCCCGAGTCACCAAACGTGGCTGGAAGGGGCTGAGGCTACCGCACCCACCTGCGTTGCCCTGGGTCGCCCTTTCCCACAAGTGAGCTGCTCTCGGGAAGGTACTCCCTGGCCTCAGCGGCTGCACGTGTCCCGACAGGATGCAGGCACTTACTTCTGCTTGGCCACCAATGTGCATGGCACAGACTCCCAGACCATCACCGTGGGCGTGGAAT ACCGGCCAGTGGTAGCCGAGCTGGCAGCCTCGCCTCCAGGAGGCGTGCAGCCAGGGGGGAACTTCACATTGACCTGCCGTGCTGAGGCCTGGCCCCCGGCTCAGATTAGCTGGCGCGCACCCCCAGGGGCACTCAACATCGGCCTGTCAAGCAACAACAGCACGCTGAGCGTGGCAGGCGCCCTGGGTAGCCACGGAGGCGAGTATGAATGCTCAGCCACCAACGCACATGGGCGCCATACGCGACGCATCACCGTGCGCGTGGCCG GTCCGTGGCTGTGGGTCGCCGTGGGCGGTGCGGTGGGGGGCGCGGTGCTGCTGGCCGCGGGGGCCGCCCTGGCCTTCTACCTACAATCCACCGCCTGCAAGAAGGGCGAGTATAACGTACAGGAGGCCGAGAGCTTGGGTGAAGCTGTCTGTCTGAACGGTGCGGGCGGTGGTGCAAGCGGGGGTGCCAGCGCTGAAGGTGGAACAGAACCAGAGGGCACCACAGAGGCACCATCAGGGGGTGAGATCTTCGCCATCCAGCTGACATCAGCATGA
- the ICAM5 gene encoding intercellular adhesion molecule 5 isoform X2, producing the protein MPGPSPGLRRALLGLWVALALGLIGFSAVAQEPFWADLQPRVALVERGGSLWLNCSTNCPRPERGGLETSLRRNGTQRGLRWLARQLVDIREPETQPVCFFRCARRTLQARGLIRTFQRPDRVELVPLPAWQPVGKNFTLSCRVPGAGPRGSLTVTLLRGAQELIRRSFSGEPPRARGAVLTATVLAQREDHGVNFSCRAELDLRPHGLGLFENSSAPRKLRTFALSPEPPRLAAPRLWEVGSERPVSCSLDGLFPASEARVYLALGHQRLSPDITLEGDALMATATATGSAEQEGSRQLVCNVTLGGESRETRENVTVYSFPAPLLTLSEPSVLEGKIVTITCAAGARALVTLDGVPAAGPGQPAQLQLNATVNDDRRSFFCNANIEVDREILSKNESTELRVLYAPRLDDSDCPRSWTWPEGPEQILRCEARGNPAPSVHCARPDGGAVLALGLLGPVTRALSGTYRCTAANVHGKAVKDVTLTVEYAPALDSVGCPEHITWLEGTEASLTCVAHGVPPPNVSCVRSGENEVIEGLLHVAREHAGTYRCEATNARGSATKNVAITVEYSPSFEELSCPSNWTWVEGSGQLFSCEVDGKPQPRVECIGSKGTSEKVVLPLAPPDPNPRAPRIPSEFSSGIYTCNATNRHGSMVKMVAVSVESPPKMDESTCPSHQTWLEGAEATAPTCVALGRPFPQVSCSREGTPWPQRLHVSRQDAGTYFCLATNVHGTDSQTITVGVEYRPVVAELAASPPGGVQPGGNFTLTCRAEAWPPAQISWRAPPGALNIGLSSNNSTLSVAGALGSHGGEYECSATNAHGRHTRRITVRVAGPPPRRSVAVGRRGRCGGGRGAAGRGGRPGLLPTIHRLQEGRV; encoded by the exons ATGCCAGGGCCCTCGCCAGGGCTGCGCCGGGCGCTGCTCGGCCTCTGGGTTGCCCTTGCCTTGGGGCTCATCGGCTTCTCAG CGGTCGCGCAGGAGCCTTTCTGGGCGGACCTGCAGCCCCGCGTGGCGCTCGTGGAGCGTGGCGGATCGCTGTGGCTGAATTGCAGCACTAACTGCCCACGGCCCGAGCGCGGTGGCCTGGAGACCTCGCTGCGCCGGAATGGGACCCAGAGGGGTTTGCGCTGGTTGGCGCGGCAGCTGGTGGACATCCGTGAGCCGGAGACCCAGCCGGTCTGCTTCTTCCGCTGCGCTCGGCGCACACTGCAGGCGCGTGGGCTCATTCGTACTTTTC AGCGGCCTGATCGTGTAGAGCTGGTGCCGCTGCCTGCCTGGCAACCTGTGGGCAAGAACTTCACTCTGAGCTGTAGGGTCCCTGGCGCTGGGCCTCGTGGGAGCCTCACAGTCACCCTGCTGCGGGGCGCCCAGGAGCTGATCCGCCGCAGCTTCTCCGGGGAGCCACCTCGAGCACGGGGCGCAGTGCTAACCGCTACAGTACTGGCGCAGAGGGAGGATCATGGGGTCAATTTCTCATGCCGCGCAGAGCTGGACCTACGGCCCCACGGCCTGGGGCTGTTTGAAAATAGCTCGGCCCCCAGAAAGCTCCGAACCTTCG CACTGTCTCCGGAACCCCCACGCCTCGCTGCCCCCCGGCTCTGGGAAGTGGGCTCGGAAAGACCTGTGAGCTGCTCCCTGGACGGgctgtttccagcctcagaagcCCGGGTCTACCTGGCATTGGGGCACCAGAGGCTGAGTCCTGATATCACCCTCGAGGGGGACGCGCTCATGGCCACTGCCACAGCTACAGGTAGCGCAGAGCAGGAGGGCTCCAGGCAGCTGGTCTGCAACGTGACCTTGGGGGGCGAGAGCCGCGAGACCCGGGAGAACGTGACTGTCTACA GCTTCCCAGCGCCCCTCCTGACCCTGAGCGAGCCCAGCGTCCTGGAGGGGAAGATAGTAACAATCACCTGCGCTGCTGGGGCCCGAGCTCTGGTTACTTTGGATGGAGTTCCAGCCGCGGGCCCGGGACAGCCCGCCCAGCTCCAGCTAAATGCCACTGTGAACGACGACAGACGGAGCTTCTTCTGCAACGCCAACATTGAGGTAGACCGAGAGATCCTGAGCAAGAACGAGAGCACTGAACTGCGAGTCCTCT aTGCTCCCCGGCTGGATGATTCAGACTGTCCCAGGAGCTGGACGTGGCCTGAGGGCCCAGAGCAGATTCTGCGTTGCGAGGCCCGTGGAAACCCAGCACCTTCTGTACACTGCGCCCGGCCCGATGGTGGGGCAGTGTTGGCGCTGGGCCTGCTGGGTCCTGTCACTCGCGCGCTCTCCGGCACATACCGTTGCACCGCAGCCAATGTCCATGGCAAAGCGGTTAAGGACGTGACACTGACAGTGGAGT ACGCACCAGCGCTGGACAGCGTGGGCTGCCCAGAACATATTACATGGCTGGAAGGAACAGAAGCCTCACTAACCTGTGTGGCACACGGGGTACCACCACCCAACGTGAGCTGTGTGCGCTCTGGGGAGAATGAGGTCATCGAGGGCCTGCTGCATGTGGCCCGGGAGCACGCAGGCACCTACCGCTGCGAAGCCACCAATGCTCGAGGCTCTGCGACCAAAAATGTAGCAATCACGGTGGAAT ATAGCCCCAGTTTTGAGGAGCTGAGCTGCCCCAGCAATTGGACATGGGTGGAAGGATCTGGACAGCTGTTTTCTTGTGAAGTTGATGGGAAGCCACAGCCAAGAGTGGAGTGCATTGGCTCCAAGGGCACCAGTGAAAAGGTGGTGCTGCCGCTGGCACCGCCAGACCCTAACCCCAGAGCTCCCAGAATCCCTAGTGAATTTTCCTCTGGTATCTACACCTGCAACGCCACCAACCGGCACGGCTCCATGGTCAAGATGGTGGCCGTGAGTGTGGAGT CACCTCCAAAAATGGATGAGTCCACCTGCCCGAGTCACCAAACGTGGCTGGAAGGGGCTGAGGCTACCGCACCCACCTGCGTTGCCCTGGGTCGCCCTTTCCCACAAGTGAGCTGCTCTCGGGAAGGTACTCCCTGGCCTCAGCGGCTGCACGTGTCCCGACAGGATGCAGGCACTTACTTCTGCTTGGCCACCAATGTGCATGGCACAGACTCCCAGACCATCACCGTGGGCGTGGAAT ACCGGCCAGTGGTAGCCGAGCTGGCAGCCTCGCCTCCAGGAGGCGTGCAGCCAGGGGGGAACTTCACATTGACCTGCCGTGCTGAGGCCTGGCCCCCGGCTCAGATTAGCTGGCGCGCACCCCCAGGGGCACTCAACATCGGCCTGTCAAGCAACAACAGCACGCTGAGCGTGGCAGGCGCCCTGGGTAGCCACGGAGGCGAGTATGAATGCTCAGCCACCAACGCACATGGGCGCCATACGCGACGCATCACCGTGCGCGTGGCCG GGCCTCCACCCCGCAGGTCCGTGGCTGTGGGTCGCCGTGGGCGGTGCGGTGGGGGGCGCGGTGCTGCTGGCCGCGGGGGCCGCCCTGGCCTTCTACCTACAATCCACCGCCTGCAAGAAGGGCGAGTATAA
- the ICAM4 gene encoding intercellular adhesion molecule 4: MGFLLPLSLLLLLAAAYPGGPRARRRGAARTQSPGVSSPAPSATTAPFWVRISPKFMAVPPGSSVWLNCSSSCPLLEGSTLHTGLRRGQTLSGPSWVSFQLLDIRAWSSDVHCFVTCSGVTRGATARINAYKRPHSVILEPPVLKGSEYTLRCHVTHVFPVGFLVVTLQHGGRVIYSESLERFTGLDLANVTLTHVLRARPHDLCQPVTCHARLNLDGLVVRSSSAPMTLKFLAWSPTSKALTSTSITALVIILLIVGASYLRKYLLMQSPA, encoded by the exons ATGGGGTTTCTGCTCCCGCTCTCGCTGCTGCTTTTGCTGGCGGCAGCCTACCCGGGAGGCCCCAGGGCGCGGAGGCGCGGGGCTGCACGGACGCAAAGCCCAGGAGTCAGCTCTCCTGCGCCCTCAGCTACCACCGCGCCGTTCTGGGTGCGCATAAGCCCCAAATTCATGGCCGTGCCGCCGGGAAGTTCAGTGTGGCTCAACTGTAGTAGCAGCTGCCCCCTGTTGGAAGGTTCCACCCTGCATACTGGGCTGCGGCGGGGCCAGACGCTCAGCGGGCCCAGCTGGGTCTCCTTCCAGCTCCTGGATATTAGGGCCTGGAGCTCCGACGTGCACTGCTTCGTCACCTGCTCAGGAGTAACGCGGGGGGCCACGGCCAGGATCAACGCCTACA AACGGCCACACAGCGTGATTCTGGAACCTCCAGTTTTAAAGGGCAGTGAGTACACTCTGCGCTGCCACGTGACGCACGTGTTCCCAGTGGGCTTCCTGGTGGTAACCCTGCAGCACGGCGGCCGGGTCATCTACTCCGAGAGCCTGGAGCGCTTCACAGGCCTGGATTTGGCTAACGTGACGCTGACTCATGTGTTGAGGGCTAGGCCCCACGATCTTTGTCAGCCCGTGACCTGCCACGCGCGCCTCAATCTCGACGGCCTGGTGGTCCGCAGCAGCTCAGCTCCCATGACGCTGAAATTCTTGG CTTGGAGCCCAACGTCCAAAGCCTTGACATCCACCTCCATAACAGCTCTTGTGATTATTCTTCTCATCGTGGGGGCCTCCTATCTTCGAAAGTACCTACTGATGCAGTCCCCCGCGTAG